Part of the Olsenella profusa DSM 13989 genome, TCCGGACGAGGTCTTTCGGGCCTGGCAGGCGGGATGGCGCGCCTTTGGGGAGAACCGCCCGCAGGAACTCAAGCGCAAGCTGGCCGGCGTGGCGGCACATCCCGAGATGGCCTCCGTTCGCTTCGACATGATCGGCAACCTGCAGACCAACAAGATCAACCAGGTCATCGGTAACGTCGCGCTCATCCATTCGGTCTCCTCGGAGCATCTTGCCTCGTCCATCTCCAAGCGTGCCCGGGCTCGTGGGCTCACGTGCGACGTGCTGCTGGAGGTCAACGTGAGTGGGGAGCAGTCCAAGGGCGGGTTCTCTCCCGATGAGGTCACGGCGGCCATGGACGCGCTCATGTCGCTTGAGGGCATCGCGATCTGTGGCCTCATGACGATGGCACCGGCTCACCAGCCGGACCGGGCACGCAGGACCTTCTCGGGCCTGCGCGAGCTGGCGGAACGGCTGCGGGGTGAGACGGGCCTCGCGCTCGATGTGCTCTCGTGTGGGATGAGCGACGACTTCCCCATCGCCATCGAGGAGGGGTCGACGCTGGTGCGGCTTGGCAGGGTCGTGTTCAGCGATGGATACCGGCTGGGATAGAATTAGTCACGAGGAGGGTGCCGCACCGCGGCAAGGAAGGTGGGAACCATGGGATTCTTCGACAACCTCAGGGATAGGCTCCATCCGCAGGATGACGGCTACTATGATGACGACGAGTACGACGAGTACTACGACGAGGGATCCGATGCGCGCCCCGCGAGGCGGGGTGTCGCGTCGCCGGACCCTGGCACGTCCGGTGTCTTGGGCAACACCCGTCGCCCCGAGGCCGAGAGCGTCTCCGTCTACACGCGCTCCGGCAGGCCTGTGGACAACA contains:
- a CDS encoding YggS family pyridoxal phosphate-dependent enzyme; the encoded protein is MADSPEGYDAFLRERRAQIMGRIADAARRSGRSAGDVATLAVSKTVGPDEVFRAWQAGWRAFGENRPQELKRKLAGVAAHPEMASVRFDMIGNLQTNKINQVIGNVALIHSVSSEHLASSISKRARARGLTCDVLLEVNVSGEQSKGGFSPDEVTAAMDALMSLEGIAICGLMTMAPAHQPDRARRTFSGLRELAERLRGETGLALDVLSCGMSDDFPIAIEEGSTLVRLGRVVFSDGYRLG